One genomic window of Quercus robur chromosome 6, dhQueRobu3.1, whole genome shotgun sequence includes the following:
- the LOC126688645 gene encoding low affinity inorganic phosphate transporter 1-like codes for MPKELGVLNALDNAKTQLYHFTAIVVAGMGFFTDAYDLFCISLVTKLLGRIYYTVPGSLTPGTLPPNVADSVNGVAFCGTLAGQLFFGWLGDKLGRKKVYGLTLLLMVICAIASGLSFGHSAKGVIATLCFFRFWLGFGIGGDYPLSATIMSEYANKRTRGAFIAAVFAMQGFGNLTGGIVALIVSSAFDHAYKAPTYEQNASASVPAQADYVWRIIVMVGALPAALTYYWRMKMPETARYTALVAKNAQQAAQDMSKVLQVDLVSGQDKSEIEILAQDDRNSFGLFTKEFAKRHGLHLVGTAVCWFLLDIAFYSQNLFQKDIFSAIGWIPAAKTMSAIQEVYTVARAQTLIVMCGLIPGYWFTVAFIDILGRFAIQLMGFFFMTVFMFALAIPYHHWTLKENRIGFIVMYSLTFFFANFGPNSTTFIVPAEIFPARLRSTCHGISAAAGKAGAIVGAFGFLYAAQSTDPTQTDAGYPPGIGVKNTLIVLGCINFFGMLFTFLVPESKGKSLEELSGENEEESGETEEPQTSSRTVPV; via the coding sequence ATGCCTAAAGAACTAGGAGTTCTAAATGCATTGGACAATGCAAAGACCCAATTGTATCATTTTACGGCAATTGTGGTTGCTGGAATGGGATTCTTTACTGATGCGTATGATCTTTTTTGCATTTCTCTTGTAACCAAGTTACTTGGCCGCATATACTACACAGTTCCAGGCTCACTAACACCAGGAACATTGCCTCCCAATGTAGCAGACTCTGTGAATGGTGTCGCATTTTGTGGTACCTTAGCTGGGCAGCTCTTCTTCGGTTGGCTTGGTGACAAGTTAGGCCGCAAAAAGGTCTATGGATTAACCCTTCTTCTCATGGTTATTTGTGCGATAGCCTCGGGGCTCTCCTTTGGACATTCCGCAAAGGGTGTCATCGCCACATTGTGTTTCTTCCGATTCTGGCTTGGCTTTGGTATTGGTGGTGATTATCCCCTTTCTGCTACGATCATGTCTGAATACGCTAATAAAAGGACTCGTGGGGCATTTATTGCCGCAGTTTTTGCCATGCAAGGGTTTGGAAATTTGACTGGTGGAATTGTTGCTTTAATAGTTTCTAGTGCCTTTGATCATGCGTACAAGGCTCCTACATATGAACAAAATGCATCAGCATCTGTGCCAGCCCAAGCTGATTACGTTTGGCGCATAATTGTAATGGTTGGAGCTCTCCCTGCAGCCCTCACTTACTATTGGCGAATGAAAATGCCTGAGACAGCTCGTTATACTGCATTAGTTGCCAAGAATGCACAACAGGCTGCACAAGATATGTCTAAGGTATTACAAGTGGATCTCGTATCAGGACAAGACAAGTCAGAGATAGAGATACTTGCTCAAGATGATCGTAATTCCTTTGGTTTGTTCACTAAGGAATTCGCGAAACGCCACGGGCTTCACTTGGTCGGAACTGCTGTTTGTTGGTTCTTGTTGGACATTGCCTTCTATAGCCAAAATCTATTCCAAAAGGATATCTTTAGCGCTATTGGTTGGATTCCAGCTGCAAAAACAATGAGTGCTATTCAAGAGGTTTATACAGTTGCAAGAGCTCAAACACTAATAGTAATGTGTGGTCTAATTCCTGGGTATTGGTTTACAGTGGCCTTCATTGATATTTTGGGACGGTTCGCAATCCAATTGATGGGGTTCTTTTTCATGACAGTCTTCATGTTTGCTCTTGCTATCCCTTACCATCACTGGACCCTAAAGGAAAACCGAATTGGGTTCATTGTGATGTACTCCCTTACCTTCTTCTTTGCAAATTTTGGACCAAATTCAACCACATTTATTGTACCAGCAGAAATATTTCCTGCAAGGCTTAGGTCCACATGTCATGGAATATCAGCAGCAGCTGGAAAGGCTGGTGCAATAGTTGGGGCCTTTGGGTTTTTGTATGCTGCACAAAGCACGGACCCAACACAAACTGATGCAGGATACCCACCAGGTATTGGAGTAAAGAATACACTCATTGTGCTTGGCTGCATCAACTTCTTTGGAATGTTGTTTACCTTCTTGGTTCCAGAATCCAAGGGAAAATCGCTCGAAGAATTGTCGGGAGAGAATGAGGAGGAAAGTGGAGAGACAGAGGAGCCTCAGACCTCCTCTAGGACTGTTCCTGTTTGA